The Bubalus kerabau isolate K-KA32 ecotype Philippines breed swamp buffalo chromosome 10, PCC_UOA_SB_1v2, whole genome shotgun sequence sequence ATCAGCTGTATTCATTTCGAGAGTGCTATTTCGAGACACATAGTGTTGAGGATGCTGGGAGGAAGCAACAAGATGTGCGGGAAGAGATGGAGAAGACCCTGCATCAGATGGAAGAAGTAGTGGGTATGAGTCCCAAAAGAACACACAACCTGCTGTTCCTTATTGAAATGTGATGGAGCTTTGCTCTCTCTGTAGACTATTTGGTATCCTGTTTGTGGTTGCTACAAGTTAGTACAACagaacatttcttctaagggtgcCTGTGTAGGATGGCAGCCTTTCTGTTCCCTAAACTCCATTTCCAAATGCTGTGAAATGAAAAAGACCATACTTAATGCTTGATTACTGTTGCAGTAATCTTCTTAACTGACCTGTCtgcctcttcatttcttttactttcaaatcTACTTAAATAATGACCATGGCCATAATCTTTCTAAATAATTGCTTCATGAATTTAATCTCATCTCTTGTCTGCCTCTTTGCTCAAGTATCGTCAAAGATTCCTACTCTTGACTGGTTGAGGTCTAAACCAGTCCTTTGTTATTCAAGTCTTCATTGTCTGACTTTTTCCCGCCTACCCTTATCTCTGACTACCTACTTACGGAGGAGCCTTTTGTTTCATTCAGGTTAAACCATCCATCCTCCCATGAACATGCCACATGTATTTCTCCTTTctgcttctttgtctttgtttacatcatttttcttcctggagtgtcttgtcttttctccttttcgcTTTGTAAAGTCCATTCATTGGGTGTATGTCGTATGctgtttttcattgtgttttaattttccatGGATAGACATTGTCCTCTCCACTAGATTGTAAGCCCCTCAAAGGTAGGGATAATGCTTTCTTTGTTACCTTGTTTTCTAACATAATAGTCTGCATGTGGTAGGTTTTCAATAAATTGTTTGTTATTTGATTGCTAGAACTTGCATAGGGTGATTCCTTGAAAGTACCCTGGTCTCACCTGTAAAACTGTCTGGGTTTCCTTTATCTTTTCCCCTCCTCCTAGGTTCTGTCCAGGGCAATGCACAGGTTCTGATGCTGACTGGGAAAGCACTGAATGTGACTCCTGACTATAGCCCCAAGGCTGAGGAGCTTCTGTCTAAGGCTGTGAAGCTGGAGCCCAAGCTGGTAGAAGCCTGGAACCAGCTGGGTGAGGTGTACTGGAAGAAAGGGGACGTTGCAGCTGCCCACACCTGCTTCTCAGGAGCCCTCACCCATGTGAGCTGCCCACTGTGCCCTCAGAAAACACAGATGGGGAGGATGGGATTTCTCTGGTTTTGTGAGTTTCCCTAGGCCATGAATACCAGAGTAGAACTGCATGGGAACTAGGAGAACAGAATCAGAAGAGGGGAGAAAGGATAGGGGAGCAGACTTGGATGAGGAAGAAGATGATGGGACCAGGTTCAGAGGTAGATgagaagtgaagaaaaataaCCAAGTTGATCCTTGTAGATGGGAGTCTTAGGTACAGATGGCAATAAGAATTAAGATGAAAAATTAGAAGCCTGAAATAAAATAGATCTGCAAAGGAGAAATAGAACCATGCAGGTTAAGTATATGGCTTCTCCATTTGCAGTGCAAGAACAAAGTCTCCCTTCAAAACCTGTCAATGGTGCTTCGCCAGCTGCGGACTGACTCCGGAGATGAACATTCTCGCCATGTCATGGACAGTGTCCGACAGGCTAAGTTGGCTGTGCAGATGGACATCCTTGATGGCCGCTCCTGGTGTGAGTGCTTTCAAAAGATCTCCAGCAGGtttctagagcagtggttctcaaccgtGGCTGCGCACCAGGATCATCTGGAGCCCATctgttgagtctgactcttaAGTGTGAAGCCAGGGCATCTTTGCTTTGAAGGAGCCCAAAAGGTATTTTGATGAACCACTATTCTAGTACCTCTTGGACCTTTTCATTGAAGAGAGGAGGCTTATGTTTCCCTAAGCAAAGCGGGGCTTTTGTGCAGTCTCCTGTTTTTCCTTTGGGTTCATGTTTGCCTCTTTATCCCAGAGGAATTTTGGGTATACCCCAAGTATAGTGTCATCACTGGTTTGTTTCAGATGTGGGGCCTTTCATACAGACTTTTGAGGGTGACCAAAATGGTTATACGTAGCACTTGGGCTCTGAGATGATCCATCACTGTGTTTCTCAGTTTTTTCTCTGCCCTTCCACCCCCACTTAGGAGGCACAGGATGGCTAGAGTTGATTGGAGTTGGATATTTCCCTTCTTCCATATGGGAGGCTGGAGCTAGCTGGCGTTGGTTATTTCCCTTCCTTAGGTCAGTTACCTTCTGATAATACCTTAGCAGGTTAGGCTCTGGTTAACTAGTTTCTCCTGGGGGTACTTGTTAAGAATAGAGTgttcaggagttccctggtggcctagtggttaggatcccAGGTTTTTACTGCTGtagcccaggttcagtccctagttggggaactgagatccctcaagccatgtagtgtggccaaaaaaacccacGCAAACAACAAAAACACGAATGGCATGCTTTGGCATATTTCAAAAAGTTTCTTTGTCCCCTCCGTCTGCTAGAAGTACAAGGGTATTCTTCTATATTTGCTATGGGAATCTGGTTGAGTTCTTGGAGGTAAATCTTACAATATTGTTGGGGGTCCCTTATGACTGGTACCCCTGGAGTTTTTAACTCCCAGGTTTGTCCACAGTGAGGCTCCAGAATTCATCAATTTCAGTTGAGGTTTTCCTACCCCAGCACTGTTGCTGTGGTAGTTCCTGAGTTTCTGCTAAGTGATAACTCCCTGTATTCAGCTCTGTCTGTCTCATTTTGGAGCAGTGGTTTACCCCTATTGTCACCTTTATTATGCATCCAAGAGGAGTTGTGGACCTTTTAGTCTGTTCAGCTTTTCACTTGTTAGGATAGAGTGGTGACTTTAAGCTCCTTACATGCATAACCAGAAACCTGTGTTTCTCTTTCAGATATTCTGGGGAATGCCTACCTTTCTCTTTACTTCAATACTGGCCAGAACCCTAAGATCTCCCAGCAAGCCCTCAGTGCTTATGCCCAAGCAGTAAGTATTTATGGTCACCCAGGCTGGATATGTAGAGGcagcaacagaagcaaaaatgTTGTTCGGTCTTCTTTGTGGCGTTTTAGCGAGCAGCATGGGGAGTGTTTGCTGGCATCTGATGGGTGTGGTTTTGTGAAGCCAGTCCTGCAGAGGTGAGGTATTTCTTCCTATAACTTGAGTATTAGCCATCTCTTGCAGTGTGTGCCTTAGTGCGAGGTAGCTGTTTGAGCTGTCTAGAGTTTTTACGTAGGCATGTGCAACCAAATCACAGAGCCCATCCCAATATGTTCATCTTTTTGAATGGGGAAAAAAGTATAtgtgaaaaataatgtttattaatatatatatatacacacacacacacagtaaaaaaaattaaaactctgcTACTTAAGTATAAATTAAGCAGTATCCCCAGGTTAACCATTAAATAGTATGAATCTGGATTTCCCACAGGCTAAAATAGAAAATAGCATGTAGTCCATTCTACATGATATCCTAGGGATTAATTCACTGGAGCTTATGCTTTGCCTTAGGTTTTCAGGCTGTTTATATTAATATCCACTTGTAGGGCGGTTTCCTTCAGGCTTTGAGTGCATGACTGCTCATTGTTAACAAAGTTTACATTGGCCTCCTGGGTACTTTTTATTTAGACTTCGTATTcacctgcttttattttctcttgacaTAGAGACTcactttttaacttatttatttgggTCTGAGTGGCAGAATAAGGAATATAGCTACCTTATATTCATGTTTGCAGTTTAGGgactgttcttttttctttctttttttaccatcccacagaaactttatttttcacaaaactgaaTTCTGAAATATAGATAACCATTTTTAATAAGCACAGTCAAATTTTTAATCACAGAATGTCTCCAAGAATTATAGCTTTAAAATACACAAccaatttttgtattttaagaatATCTTAACTCAAATAAGTTAGTTTCTTAAAAAGCACACTTCTCATACTATTTGTTTGGCTTTACCCTGGTGCACTCTGGTGCAGCCATACCCAGAAGCTGTGGGGACGGATGTGTATACCGTGCTCTTCTGTTGCTCTGTGCTGATGACTGCAGCTCACCTGGCAGGACTCGCACTCATGACAGGAACATGCAGTAATaagatggctttttaaaaaatggcagagACGACTTCCTCACACACTGTGCTTCTCACTGTAGCCTTAACAGTGGCATTTAACTCAGCCCAACCTGTGTGGTCAGCAGGTTTGGTTTTATTCAATCAGGGAACTTTGTAGGCAGAAGTATTTTGTTTTACTCTGATTTCTTAATCTGGTAACTGCTTACATTTTAAGGTATAATGTGAtgtactcttttaaaattttatatttggctTCTGCTAAATAATTGCTTTTAACTCTTAATTTCTTCATCAGACCtgcatttttaaacatatttgaaCCAGTCATTTAAATAGTTTTAATTACTATTGTTTTGTGCTTTTGCAGTGTGCCAGGCAgtgaatagaattaaaaaaaataaagtaatcaTAGCCACGAAGATAGCTGCAGATACATTTGTCTATACTGCTGCGTGGTTTCTGGCTATCTATTTAAATTAGCAAATCAGAATTTGGCTTTCTCTGTGTGTTTTAAGGGGGTTTAGATGTAGTAACGTGATTCCATTTGTGTCTGAAGCTGGACTCATGGGCAGAGGAAATGTGTTAAATCAGCATCATTTGTTTTCtagattttcttcatttatattagcatctcattaattaaaattttttatcagaTATTAGTCACATATTACTTCTATCTTTATACTATTACGTGGGTAAATTATAATCTATTTTAAAGTTCCATGCACATACAAAGCCCTTACATCCTTGAGGTTTCAGGGACTGTGTAATAGGTTCCACACAAGCATTTACTGTATTATAGTGTGGGTATAGGAAACAATTTGACAAGCAGAAACTTAAATTTTTCCAAGGAGACAAGGTTTAGGACATGTTGTGTATGGCCGTCCTTAAGACTGAGACAAGAGCCACTGATGGTCTTCTTATTCCACTATAGGAGAAAGTTGACAGGACAGCTTCCAGCAATCCTGATCTTCATCTGAACAGGGCAAcggtaaaaataaaaagaaattatcatTTATACTGGGGAGTGGTCATCTGAAAGTCAAATACATAAGCTATCTAGGTCTTAGCCTGTGAGGATAACAGTATTCGTAGGGACAAAGTTGCATACTAACTGCTAGAGGAAAGCTAAATTATTTCTGGGAAAAACTTGCTTAGTTCGACTAAAGTATctggagggaaaggaaagggggCTGAGTTGGTGGGAGGGTGAATAGAGGATGGGGGGCACAGTTTACAAGACTTTCCTAAAATGTTCATtgtaaaaataaagatagaatCACCCAATATATGCAACTTAACTGTTTTAGAGTTTGGAAGTTAGCTTCTTTGAAATGATTTCACCTTTGAGGTTGTGATCACCTCGGCCAGGAAAAAAGGATATAAGGTATTACCAGCTCTTCATGCAGTTTATTTGTAGAACAGGAAAAAAACTGGGAATGTTTGTAGAGTAGGAAAACAATTGGGAACAGGAGAACAGTTTATTTCTCAAGATTCCTAGCCCACTGTGCTAGCCCACTTGTGCATAGTTTGTTTTAAACATACTTTAATTGGGAGGGTTTGTTACTTCTTGTGCAGTTACATAAATATGAGGAGAATTATGGTGAGGCCCTGCAGGGCTTCTCTCGGGCTGCAGCACTGGACCCTGCCTGGCCAGAGCCCTGGCAACGAGAGCAACAGCTCCTGGATTTCCTGACTAGATTAACCAGCCTCCTTGAGAGCAAGGTAAAGATGTCTGAAGACTGAATCCTACTTTTATACAGTCAATAAAATAGTAGGCCTCGGTAGTACTGACCCTACAGAAGTGGGTAGGTGGTGGGGAGGACTAGACTCTCAAGGAGAGTGATTAGTTTCCAGCTTCTTacctgtttccttttcctttgcagGGAAAGGTGAAGACCAAAAAGTTACAGAGCATGCTGGGAAACTTGCGCCCAGCCCACCTGGGCCCTTGTGGTGATGGGCGCTACCAGTCAGCCTCGGGGCAGAAGGTGACTCTGGAGCGCAAGCCCCTGAGTGCTCTGCAGCCCGGTGTAAATAGTGGAGCTGTGGTCCTGGGAAAGGTGGTGTTCAGCCTTACCACAGAGGAGAAAGTCCCCTTGTGAGTTTCTCtcgccttttctctttttcatccttttaaacTAGTTGCTCTCATTTCCTGGCCTTTCTCTGAAACTTGAAGATAATTGTTAGTGGTCAGAGATCAGTGagttctctttcccttctgtgaCTGTCCCAAGAGACGTTGTATTGTCTAAGTAATGTCTGACAGTCTCTCTGTAGATTCTGTTACCACCCAGTTTTTCCCTGAGTTTGGTGTTCTGTCGACTCTTACATCTGAAGCTGAAATTTGacagctacatttttttttataagataGGAAATCTTTTTATAAGATGGAAACCTTAAAATTCTCCTACCTCTTTGTGTTTTCATGATAATAGAAGTAGAAGGAGAAAGAATTCTAAATCCTGTTTGGACTTAGGTATGCCTAAGCAGTTCTGGAAGGTGAGCTTTGAGTTTGAATTTAAGGCCTGTTGGAGAGATTCTCTCAGatgtcattcaacaaatattcattgagcatcTGCTATATGTGTTGTAGGGAGTTAAAATATAACACACCCAAGTGAACGGTTCTTACAGTTGAGCAGAGGAAATGAGTTAAGaatattcatttagaaaattttaacttttgaaaaatgaGGGTTCAGTCAGTGCCATCATTCCTTGGTCCTTTGCTCACTTCCCAATCCCTGATTGacttgtttcctttttctgttttctgctgAAACTTTTTTGTTTCTGGGATCACCAGTGTTTGATCCAGTAGCTTCTATTACATGGCTCCACAGCATTCTGACTTCTGTCACTATTGCCTTTCAAATTCCTCTGCTTCATTCAAACTAAAATACAGCTCCTACTGTATACCTGATTTTCCTCCATGGCATTTTCATGGTGTATGTGTTTGAAGAATTGAAGAACAGGAAGATAGTTGAGAAAAGTTTAGTTACCAGAGCAGACCTTAGAGTTAAGAGGAATGAGGAAGAAGTATAAACAAAGGTAGGTTTAGGGGCCCCGGAACAAATATTTTGCTActctttggtttctctttttctgcctaATTTCTAAATGTTAAGTGCGAGGTAgactctgtttttgtttctttcctttctctgctgctaagtaacttcagtcgtgtccgactctgtgcgaccccatagacggcagcccaccaggctcccccgtccctgggattctccaggcaagaacactggagtgggtacaggATGGCAAATAGATGCCACCTTTGATCACTTGGCAGTGGCTGCATGACTTACTGTTTAGAGGATTCTGAGGCTTTTTCACCAGGAGAGGATGCTGTGCTTGATTgcaatgtttgctgtgagttcgAGTGTGCCAAGTGAGCATGAGCACTGATTCCTCACGTCTCATCTGTAGGTCATCTCTTTTGATGATGTCATGTAAACCCAAGGCTTTGGCTGCCTCCTCTATGCTCACAGGTCTAGCTCCAGCCCAAGCCTCAATTCCAAGTTTTGGATTCCTATATTCAGCTGCCTCTGGGCTTTGATAAAATCTCTAACTTCTTATGTTCAAAATTACTTATGTCATCTTTCTCTGTCAATTTGCTTCACCTCCCTGAATTCTTTGTCAATCAATGGTATCACGTCTAGTCAGTCACTTAAGACTTCTAAGTTCTAGCTTCTCCATTCTCTTGCCTTGAAGCATTCGCCAAGATCAATAGATATACCTTTTAGTCCCTACTTCTCTGTGTCTACTAATTTAATTCAGCCCCAGCACTTCTCCAAACAGGTCTCCTTATTCCCTGTTTTTCTTCCAGTGTTCCACAGTGCGAAGAAATATGCCCCAGATACAGATTTGACCATTGCTGTTTCGTATTTAAAATCTCTTACTGGTATTGTGTAACTTTTGTGATGAAGTTTTAACTCCTTAGTTTAATACACAAAgccctttatgatttttttccctgtctACTGTCTTCTGTCATTTTTCCTCTTGTACATTTTATTCCAACCTTAGGATTATTTTGTAGGTTTCAGAACAGCTATTTTCATGCCTCTGTGTCTTTACACACAATTATTGTACCTGAATAATCTTTTTGCTGCTTCTTGATATAGATTACATTTTTCCCCCCAACATTctattataaaattttcaaacatacagcaaaattgaaagaattttacaGTGAATATTTGTGTACTTATATTCTactattcatattttattatacttAGTTTATCACATATCACTCTATTCccttattcatctgttgatctcTTATTTTTGGTGCATTTCAAAGTAATTGCAGACATTAGTATGTATTCAGCATGCAGTCATTAACTAGAGTTCAgtatttgtttatagttttcttcttttttatgtaaaatttacatacaatgaaatgtgAACATCTTAGTGTACATTCCTAAGTTTTGACAAATGGATATTCTCATATAACCCAGATGCCTATAGAGAACAATACCACCACCTCAGGAAGTTTTCTCATATCCATTTCTTGTCAAGCCCTATTCCCTTCCCTGTAGAGGTTTTTTATTTCCACTGAGGATTAATTTTCCTGTTTTAACCCAAGTagtttttcatttcttaagaTTCAGTTTGAGGGTCTCGTCTAAATGGAAGCCTTCCTGGCTTTCCATTGATTTAGACATTTCTCCTCTGGGCCCCCACAGCCCAACCTTTGGCTTCACTGAATTCAGCACAAGGAAAGAGCTATTCTGGAACCTTTTGCAGTTGTATTGTAAGTGATGATTTAATTGCCTGACATCCACTAGATTAATAAAGTCACTCATAGCTGGATTGATGTCTTACTGCTGAGCACAGTGGCTGATACCTGATAGGTATTCAGTGAAAGTTTGTGGAATTAAGTAAATTGACAGTGATGGTTAGAGAGTTTGATATTGTGATAGTTAAATTGGTAGAGCAGGAATACTGTTTTGCTGTAACATTTTGAGCTAATTCATTATTAATATTCGTTGAAGGCTTCAGTGTGCACATTTCCCAGGTTCTTGGGAAAGTGAGAGATTGATGAGTCTTACGGatgttttttaaagatacatatcTAAGACAAATGAGCCCTCAGGTGTACATAGTGAATGATGGTACCTGCCATAGGATTTCTAAGGAAGTAACAATGaaagcatttgtttattttgctggtATTGTTAAAAtcactgtttctgcttttctttgctgctcacttctttttttttcccccgtccCTCTTAACCCATCTTAACCTCGCAGTACATTTGGCCTGGTAGATTCAGATGGACCTTGCTATGCAGTTATGGTGTATAATATGGTGCAGAGCTGGGGAGTACTCATTGGGGACTCTGTAGCCATCCCTGAGCCTAACCTTCGTCTTCACCGAATTCAGCACAAGGGAAAGGTGAGTGATGGCTAGGATTCTGTCTCAGCTCATGGGCTCTCAAAGTGGGACCAAGTTTACctcttataaaaaatatatatgtaaggtaatgcatatatatgtgtgtatgtgttgtatgaTATCCTAtatctacacacacatatataattattttttactaaaagctagatgattattatttttttggtttttctttattaaaaactgCTGGTAaacaaagagaatttaaaaaatggactgaacagagcaaagaaaaatacatatgataccacatgaggaatctaaaaaaactgAACTTGTGAAAACAGTAGATGGTGGAATTGGGGAGGTTTTGTGTAAGGATACAAACTTGCAACCAGtagataaataagtcctggagacctaatgcacagcatagtgattatAGACAACAATATGGAATTATAAACTTCAGAGTTGccaagagactagatcttaattgttcccaccataaaaaagaaatggtaattatgagATGTGATAGAAGTGTTAGCTAATACAGTGGTGGTAATCAcattgcaatatataaatatatcaaattaacacattgtattGTATACCTTcaacttatataatgttatatgccaattatttcaataaaaataaaattttaagaatagaCTGAAATATTCTCATTCACATGTTATTGCTGTTAACAGTTTGGTATGTAAACCTATAGtctcttcttttcataaaaatatacccacatttgtatgtatattttaaattatgagtGGCATATTATATGCAGATGTTTGTGAACATTTCCTTTGGTTTTCCATATTCTACAACTTTGCTTTGAGTTAAGACAGAGGAGCTGATGATGAGGATAGTAAAAATTTACTGAACACTTAACTGACTCTAGACACTGTGTTTAGAGTTTTACTGCCTGCActggctcatttaatcctcataaaactCTACAGGAGCAGGTGTTTAACCACTTTTTCAAACCATTTAGATCTAGGGTCAGCAAGTTATGACTGATTGACCAAATCTGGCTCATTGCCTGTTTCTATATGACTTGTGAGCCCAAAATGGTTTCTatatgtttaaataaaaacaatggaaaga is a genomic window containing:
- the TTC5 gene encoding tetratricopeptide repeat protein 5, which produces MVLSWGRRSWEMMAVEEEEVKEVLQKLQELVDQLYSFRECYFETHSVEDAGRKQQDVREEMEKTLHQMEEVVGSVQGNAQVLMLTGKALNVTPDYSPKAEELLSKAVKLEPKLVEAWNQLGEVYWKKGDVAAAHTCFSGALTHCKNKVSLQNLSMVLRQLRTDSGDEHSRHVMDSVRQAKLAVQMDILDGRSWYILGNAYLSLYFNTGQNPKISQQALSAYAQAEKVDRTASSNPDLHLNRATLHKYEENYGEALQGFSRAAALDPAWPEPWQREQQLLDFLTRLTSLLESKGKVKTKKLQSMLGNLRPAHLGPCGDGRYQSASGQKVTLERKPLSALQPGVNSGAVVLGKVVFSLTTEEKVPFTFGLVDSDGPCYAVMVYNMVQSWGVLIGDSVAIPEPNLRLHRIQHKGKDYSFSSVRVETPLLLVVNGKPQGSSSQAAATVASRPQCE